AAGAAGATGTAGCCCCGAAGTCTGTAGCCCCGCACCCACGATCCCTCGGCCCGCAGGATGGCCCGGTCCGGTATCGGGCGGACGCGGTGGCTCCGCTCCTCCCGCAGGGTGAAGGTGGCATCAACGACGTCGACCCGACTCAGGCGCACGACGAAGAAGAGGATCGTGATCAGCATGCCGATGGCTACGCCTTCTAGGAATCCCAGGGCCAGGATCGTCACGAAGATCACCAGGATGATCGCGTAGTCGCTCGGCGGCAGGCGCTTGCGGACCTTCAGCAGCCACTGGTCGAGCAGTGCCACACCCGTGAACAGCAGGACCCCGCCCATGAGCGGCACGGGCACGAGCGTGAGCAGGACGTCGCCGAAGATCAGTGGCGAGGCGGTCACCACCGCCACCGCGATGCTGGTCGTCTTGAGGCCGGCGCCGAGCATCAGGTTGCGGAGAGAGGTCGGAACGACGTACGTGCCGGGCGGCGCGCCGCCGAGACCGGCCGCCAGGCTTCCGAGTCCCACGGCGCCGAACTCCCGGTTCCAGTCCAGCTCGCGACCGGAGGCGAGTTCGATGCCGCCGATGTACAGGGCGGTGCAGAGCAGGGTCACGAGGATGAGTACGAGGATGTTCGGAATCTGAGGGCCGACCGCGCTCCAGTCGATGCGCGCCGCATCGTCGAGTGCCATGGGAGGCCACAGGTCCGATCCCGAGATGCCCGCGAACAGGAGGCCCCTGTCCTGCGCCTCCTGGGTCGAGACACCGAAACGCGCCATGCCGAAGTGCAGGAGGCCCGTGCCGGCGATGAAGCTCCCCGGCATCAGCAGGGGGCTGGGCCAGCGGCGGCTGGCGAAGTACAGGCCGAGGCCGTAGGCGACGCCGACGCCCCAGTTCGTGACGACGAGCGGATCGAACAGCGATGCGAGCGCTTCGGCCTCGAGCCGCACGCCCATGAGCCTCAGAGCCACGACGCAGGCGAGTCCGCCCGTGCCCGCGACGAAGCCGGACGAAACGGGGTAGGGAAAGAAACGCACGAGGTTGGCGAGGCGGAAGCGCTCGATGAGGAGAGCGCAGGCCGCCGTCGCGACCGAACCCAGAACGATGATCGCGACCATGGTGGGAAGCAGCTCGTCCCCGGTGGCGGTGAGCGAACCGCCGATCACGCCGAGGGCGATCATCGTCGCCATCGTGGGCCCGGCGGCGGCGCCCGCGAAGCCGCTTCTGAGCCCGGTCACCACGCAGGCGGCGGCGGTGCCGAACAGGATCAGCCCGATCCCTTGGGACAGGTAGGGGGCGAGCTGTCCCGAGAAGGCCAGGCTGACGAGGGCCACCTCGCCGATGATCAGACTGATGCCGGAGACGAATCCGACCGTCAGCACGGTGAACGCCTTGCGGACTGCCGCGTTCGACGCAAGGCCGGCCGGCAGCCCTCTCCGGGGGGTTCCTCCAGTCACTTCGCGCGCCCCTGATCTGGGAGACTACTGCGTCCGCAGACTACCCAACCGGAACGACCGTGCGCGCGAACCGGCTGGACAGGTTCGGGACGCCGCGTCAGAGTTCGTGGCTTGAGCGGGAGATCCCAAGAGAAACTGCCGGCATGGGCTGCGCTGGTGCCAGTCGCTGGCCTTTGGCTATCCAGCTGCGGTCCGGATCCTATGCCAGTCGAGGTGGTCGATCTGGTCGACGAGTTCCGGTACGCCGAGGTCAGACGGGAGCGGCCGCTGATCGACCTGGGAACCCCCTCAGCGGCGGCTGCCCTGGTCGGTGGTTGGTCCTGGAACGAAACCGATCCCCGGGGGACCACGTTCGTGTGGGCCGTCGGGCCGCGTTCGGAGGTCGGCGTGTTTCTGGCCTGGGAGCGGGATCTGCAGGTCCGGATGCGGTGCCGCGCCTTCCGCTACCCGGGAGCGCCGGCGCAGATCGTGAGCGTCTTGTGGGACGACGTGGAGGTTGCGTCTCTGGAGCTCGAGGCCGGCTTCATGGAAGGCGGGTTCGTCGTGCCGGCGGAACGGGCGACTCCCGGCGGTCACCGGCTGGCGCTGCTTCCGGCGTACTTCGGTCGGCCTGAGGGGACCGAAGACGCGGGTCAGGCGCCCAAGCACTCGAGAAAGTTGTCCCTTGCCTGCGACTGGCTTGCGTTGGGGGACGGCCAGATGGCCGGCGAAACGCGCGGCGAGGGCGACACGCTCTGGATCCCGGCGGCCAGCGAGGTTTCCTTCTTTCTGGAGCCGGATCAGGACCTCGAGTTTCAGTGGGATGGCCTCGCCCCCAGGGGTGTCGGTGGCCTCGACGTGGTGTGGGAGATCGAGGGCACGCCACCGGTGGCCGGGTCCATCACTCCGGACTCCACGCCGACTCTGCGCCTCCCTTTGCCGCCGGTCGGCCAACAGGCAGCGAACGCAGTCGATGGCGATTGGCTCACACCTCTTCGCCCAGCGCGGCTCGTGCTGCGCGCCGCAGGGGCCGTAGCGGATTCCGGTGGGGAGGAGATGGGCGTCGTTCTGCGACGGCCGCGGCTGGCCGCGGACGCGCGGACGTTGCGGCTGCCGGCTCGAAACACCGAGCGACCGCCATTCGAGGCGACGGTGGCGTCGGAGCCGTCTTTGAGCGCGGGCGAGCGACAGCCCGAGTCGATCCTGCTCTGGATCGTCGACACGCTGCGCGTCGACCGGCTCGGCCTGTACGGTCATGACCGGCCGGCATCGCCGAACTTCGACGCCCTGGCTGAACGCTCGACCGTGTTCGAGCGGGCGATCGCGCAGTCGTCGTGGACGCGGCCGACGGTCGCCACCCTGCTCACCGGCGTTGGACCCGAGCGCCATGGCATCCGGGAACTGGACCACGGCCTGGAGGAGTCCTTCGCCACCCTGCCGGAGCGCTTGCGGGAACTCGGATATGCCACGGCGGGCTTCTCGGCGAACGCGAACGTGACCGGCAGCACCGGGTTCGAGCA
This portion of the Acidobacteriota bacterium genome encodes:
- a CDS encoding sulfatase, giving the protein MPVEVVDLVDEFRYAEVRRERPLIDLGTPSAAAALVGGWSWNETDPRGTTFVWAVGPRSEVGVFLAWERDLQVRMRCRAFRYPGAPAQIVSVLWDDVEVASLELEAGFMEGGFVVPAERATPGGHRLALLPAYFGRPEGTEDAGQAPKHSRKLSLACDWLALGDGQMAGETRGEGDTLWIPAASEVSFFLEPDQDLEFQWDGLAPRGVGGLDVVWEIEGTPPVAGSITPDSTPTLRLPLPPVGQQAANAVDGDWLTPLRPARLVLRAAGAVADSGGEEMGVVLRRPRLAADARTLRLPARNTERPPFEATVASEPSLSAGERQPESILLWIVDTLRVDRLGLYGHDRPASPNFDALAERSTVFERAIAQSSWTRPTVATLLTGVGPERHGIRELDHGLEESFATLPERLRELGYATAGFSANANVTGSTGFEQGFDRFEYGAVDVDELAERALVWLDELIARSPEQPFFLMILGVEPHAAFAPAEPFRSRLAAGVDDPELGSTAHMRALASKDVPSTPATVEKLFHLYDAEIAWNDHVFGELRRALDQRGRNPFVAVIADHGEAFEERGVFGHAWDLHREVLDIPFLIHRPGQTEGRRVALPVQQSDLLPTLIEIAGGEPAAGIEGDSLVPLLGPETAAAADRLEDLGDRLLLSTMDTFRRPAASLVRGRYKLIELRRPGHAPSRQLFDRVEDPEEHRDLAGERPILAGRLARLLHEQLELSRRGGVPAPQVELDEDTRRGLQALGYIE
- a CDS encoding SulP family inorganic anion transporter, translated to MTGGTPRRGLPAGLASNAAVRKAFTVLTVGFVSGISLIIGEVALVSLAFSGQLAPYLSQGIGLILFGTAAACVVTGLRSGFAGAAAGPTMATMIALGVIGGSLTATGDELLPTMVAIIVLGSVATAACALLIERFRLANLVRFFPYPVSSGFVAGTGGLACVVALRLMGVRLEAEALASLFDPLVVTNWGVGVAYGLGLYFASRRWPSPLLMPGSFIAGTGLLHFGMARFGVSTQEAQDRGLLFAGISGSDLWPPMALDDAARIDWSAVGPQIPNILVLILVTLLCTALYIGGIELASGRELDWNREFGAVGLGSLAAGLGGAPPGTYVVPTSLRNLMLGAGLKTTSIAVAVVTASPLIFGDVLLTLVPVPLMGGVLLFTGVALLDQWLLKVRKRLPPSDYAIILVIFVTILALGFLEGVAIGMLITILFFVVRLSRVDVVDATFTLREERSHRVRPIPDRAILRAEGSWVRGYRLRGYIFFGAGYPLADRLQRSLGEEPRPACIVLDFKAVSGLDFSTVSAMCRFILAARRAGTQVVMSRAPATLEKELQRNLPPPVFGSVVFAPDDDQALEHCEDVLISSYQPPDDAEGGEPSLLETVGADMERHLDRQVLFEELVGDLRDWLDTREHAEGDALLAVGESSDTLQLITAGRASVFDASGARNRQLGPGDAVDPRAPVAAPTPAAAVVADEPCTTATLTSSALRLLEESDPKLTARLYRYLLSAGARTAA